GTCGATCGAGGTCCGGGGCCTCTTCAAGAACGTCCCCGCTCGGCGCAAGTACCTCAAGAGCGGGAGGGCGGAGCTGGCGAGGATCGTCGAGGTCGTCACCTCCTACGCCGTCATCCACCACCGGATCTCCTTCGAGCTCTTCAGCGGGGAGAAGAGGATCTTCAAGTCCGTCAGGTCCGAGAGCTGGAATGAGCCCCTCCTCCGGATCCTCGGGAGGGAGGTCGCAAGAAACCTCGTCCCCTTCGAGGCGGAGGCGAGGTCCGTCTCCATCTCCGGGGTCGCCGCCCGGGAGACGGCCACCCGGTCCAGCCCCGACTGGATCATCACCTACGTCAACGGCCGCCTCGTCCGATCGAGGGCCCTCTCTCGGGCGGTCGCCGAGGCCTACCGGACCCTGATACCGACGGGCCGCCACCCCATCGCCGTCGTCTCCCTCCGGATCGATCCCTCTCAGGTGGACGTCAACGTCCACCCCGCCAAGACCGAGGTGAGGTTTCTGAGGGAGGAGGAGGTGGCGGCATTGGTCACCGATGCCATCAGGGCCGCCCTGATGAAGGCAGGAGAGGGAGGGCCGCCACCCCAAAGGGCGCGGCCCACCGAGCCGACGGTCTTCGGGACGGGGAAGGCGGATGATGCGGTCGCCAGCTCCGGCGCCGCGGGGACGGTCGGCGGGTCCGATCCCGCCCGCGGCCTTCTATCGGATCTTCAGAGGACCCTCCCGCTATATTCAGGGGGGGGGAGGCTCGACCTGGAGCTCGCGGCGGAGCCCCTCCCCGGCGGCCTGAGGCTCCTCGGCCAGGCCCTCCAACTGTACATCGTGGCGGAGGGGCCCGAGGGGCTCGTCCTGGTGGACCAGCACGCCGCCGCAGAGAGGATCAGGTACGAGATCCTATCAAAGAAATACGCATCAGGAACCATCTCCCAGGAGCTGATCGAGCCCGTCACCCTGGAGCTCTCGCCGAAGGAGGCGGTCCTCCTGGAGGAGTGGGGCCCGACGCTGGCGGAGATGGGCTTCGACGTCCAGCCCTTCGGCAAGAACGCCTACACCGTCAGGTCCGTCCCCGCCATCGGCCGGAGGCTCGATAGCCCCGAGGCCGTCCACGACGTCCTCCGGGATCTCTTCGCCCTGGGGAGGGTGGGGACGGGGTCAACGGCGAAGGAGGAGATCCTGAAGCTTCTCGCCTGCCGGGGCTCGATAAAGGCCGGCGCCGAGATGGGCTGGAAGGAGATGCACGACCTCCTCCGGGACCTCTCCACCTGCGAGAGCCCCCGGACCTGCCCCCACGGCCGGCCGACGGCCGTCACCCTATCCCCGGTGGAGCTGGAGAAGATCTTCGGGAGGAGGTGATGGCGGCGGCGCCAGGTCTGGAACCCCCCGCCTACTAGCCTCCTGTCGCCGCCTCCATAGGATCCGGGCGGGGCGGACCCTACGCCCCCACCGGCCTCCTCATCAGGGCGACGGCGGGCTTGGAGCTCTCCTCTCCCGCCCGGTAGCCGCAAAGCTCCTGGAGGTCGGTGGCGATGGCGTGCATGATCCTGGCATTGGGGATCTCCATGGGGCAGAGCTCCTGGCATTGGCCGCAGTTTATGCAGCTGTCGGCGACGTGGGCGTACCTCGTCAGGTGGAACTCTAGCCCCGGCGGCACTAGCCCCGGAAATGAGGTCCGATAGGGTCCGGTGGTGTTGAAGAGGGCGGGGCAGACCTCGACGCAGGCGTAGCACTTGATGCAGCGGGCCGTCTCCTCGATCACCGCCCTCATCCGGTCCCGGCTCCCCTCCAGGGGGGCGAAGTCCCTCTCCCTCTCCTCTTCGGAGAGGCCGATGATCAGGTCCTCCCTCCTCTTCCGGGCCTTGATGCAGGGCCCCTCGGGGGAGGCGATGCCGATCGCCCCCGCCTCCAGGGCCCGGCGGAGGAGGTCTCTTCCCCGGTCGGTCGTGACCTCGACGAAGGTCGCCTCACCCACCAGCTCCTCCCGGACCCCCCAGTTGCCGCAGGCGAGGTCGGCGCCCCTGGGGACCTTCAGCTTACACCGCCTGCAGTTCTCCCTTCTCCCGAGGCCTGCCCCTTCGATCTCCCGGATGGGGAGGTCCTTATGCTCCCCCCGGACGGTGATGTGGAACCGTCCCTTGTGGATCGTCTCCTTGGTGACGGCGGAGGGCTCCTCTCCGAAGGCCTCGGAGATGATCCGCCTCATCATGGAGGGGGCGATGGAGCCGCCGCAGTTGAGGCCGAAAAGGAGGAGGTTATTCCTATCGACCTCTCCCCTCTTCGCCTGCTCGAAGATCCCCATCAGGTCGCACCCCTTGACGACGGCCCCCACCTTGAACCCTCTAGCCCCGTCGAGGTACTTTCCGAAGAGCTTCGAGAGGAGGAGGGTCCCCCCGTGGATCGATCCCGCCATCTCCTCCACCTCCTTCGGGTCGGCCGTCAGGTGCGGCCTCCCGTCGGTGAGGTCCGCACCCCTCTTCACCCCCAGGACCGCATCGACGATCCCCTCCTCCAGGGCGAACTTCAGGAGGGCGGTGACCGCCCCCCCGGACTCGCCCCTCCTGCGGACCCCGGGGTCTGTAGCCCAGACGTAGATCATAACGCCGATCGTATCACCCTCCCCGGGGATGCTGCCACCCCCTCAACTTATCGACCCTGGCGGCGCAGGCCTTGAACTCGGGGATCTTCGAGACGGGGTCGAGGGCGGCGTTCGTCAACCGGTTTGCGGGGCACTCCGCGAAGTGGAAGGGGACGAATATCACCCCTCTCTTGATCTCGGAGGTCACCCTCGCCGGAAGCTCGATCCTCCCCCGCCGGGACGAGACCCGGACGACCTCGCCGTCCCCGATCCCCATCTCCTCTGCGTCCTCCTCGTTCATCTCCACCCAGCCTGTCTCCACCTCGCCGCCGAGGCTCTTCGAGCGGCGGGTCATCGACCCGGCGTGCCAGTGCCAGAGGGACCTTCCCGTCGTCAGGATCAGAGGGTAATCCTCTGAAGGCACCTCCGCGGGAGGCCTCCACTCGACGGGGGTGAAGTGGCCGAGGCCGTCGGGGGTGGCGAACCTCTCGACGTGGAGGATCGGAGTCCCGGGATGGTGGGGGCCGGGGCAGGGCCACTGGAGGGCGTGGGGTTCCTCCAGGCGGCGGTAGCTGATCCCGGCGTAGGAGGGGGTCGCCCTCGCGACCTCCTCGAAGATATCCTCCGCCCTCCGGTAATCAAACATCTTCCCGTACCCCATCGCCCTCGCCAGGCGGGAGAGGATCTCCCAGTCCGGCATCGCCTCCCCCGGCGGATCTATCGCCTTCCTCAACCTCTGGACCCGCCGGTCGGTGTTGGTGAAGGTCCCATCTTTCTCGGCGAAGGAGGCGGCGGGGAGGACGACGTCCGCCAGCTCTGTTGTTTCCGTCATGAAGATCTCCTGGGATACCATGAACTCCACGTTATCGAGGGCCCTTCGGACCCGGTTCTGGTCCGCCTCCGAGATCATCGGGTTCTCCCCCATCAGGTAGAGGGCCTTCATCCTCCCGGGCCGATCCGCCAGGATCTCCATCATCTCCGTCGATGTGATCCCGGCCCTCGCCTCCCCCAGCTCCTCGACCCCCCATACCCTCTTCATCCTCCGCCTGCATCCGTCCTCTTCGACGCTCTGATACCCGCTGAAGACGTTCGGGAGCGCTCCCATGTCGCAGGCCCCCTGGACGTTGTTCTGCCCCCGGAGGGGGTTGACCCCGCTCCCGGGCCGCCCGATGTTTCCGGTGAGCATCATCAGGTTCGCCAGGGCGAGGACGTTCTCGACGCCGGAGGTGTGCTGGGTCACCCCCATCGAATAGAGGAGGGCGGCGGGCTTCAGCGTCGCTATCATCTCTGCCGCCGCCTCGATATCGCCTTCGGGGACCCCGGTGATCCTCGAGGTCCCCGGGAGGGTGGACTCCTCCTTCATCACCGTCTCCCTCAGGGTTTCGAAGCCCCGGGTCCTCTCCTCGATGAAGCCCCGGTCCTCCCAGCCCCCCTCTATTATCCGGCGGACGAGGCCGTTTATCAGCGCCACGTCCGTCCCCGGACGGATCGGGAGGTGGAGGTCCGCCTCCTTCGCCGTGGGGGTCAGCCTCGGGTCGGCAGAGATGACCTTCGCCCCCCTCCTCCTCGCCAGGACTAGCCTTCTTCCGATCAGGGGGTGCTGCTCAAAGGTGTTGCTCCCGATGACGAAGATGCACCTCGCCTCCTCCAGGTCGAGGATCGAGTTGGTCATGGCTCCGGAGCCGAAGGCCTTCGCCAGGGCGGAGACGGTGGAGGAGTGGCAGAGGCGGGCGCAGTGGTCTACGTTGTTCGTCTTCATCACCACCCGGGCGAACTTCTGGAAGAGGTAGTTCTCCTCGTTGGTCGCCTTCGCCGAGGCGAGGAAGAATACCTCCTCCGGCCGGTAGGATGAGAGCCTCCTGGCGATCAGCTGGAGGGCCTCGTCCCAGCTGGCGGGGACGAAGGAGCCCCCCCTCTTTATGAGGGGGGTCTTCAGCCGATCCTCGCTGTGGATGAACTGGTGTGCGTACCTCCCCTTCTGGCAGAGCTTCCCCTCGTTTATCGGGTGGGCCTGCCACGGCTCCACCCCCACCACCCTCTCATCCCGGACGGCGAGGAGAAGGCCGCAGCCGACGCCGCAGTAAGGGCAGGTGGTGGCGACGAACTTCATATCTGGAATCAAACTAGCCCTCCCTGGAATGGTCCTCCGGCGCTGTCTTCCTCTGAGATCCTACCAATCGTCAGATCTGCCCAATCTTTCTCGCGGTCTTTGGATATATTCTTGTATCCCCGGCCGGGATTCAAGGCTGGATGGAGGCCTCTAGGCTATGGAGCTTTTTTATCCCGCGGCGTCCACCACCCTCCATGGACCTGGAGGGTTTTGCCAAGAGGGGCCTATCGAGGGGCCACCCCGACCTCGAGGAGAGGCTGGCCGAGATGATCGTCGAGGTGAAGGGGGAGAGGATAACCAGGGCTCACGCGGAGAGGCTAGCCAAAGCCGTTCTGGAAGAGGCGAGGGCGACTTTGAGCCCCCGGGGCGACGTCTTCGACCTACCGGTGGCGGGGGTCACCATGGGGGAGTTCGGAGTCGGCTCCCGGGGGCTCGGCGACTTCTACGCCCACGAGAAGATCGCCGAGGTGATCGGGGAGACGGACGCCGTCGTCGACTCCCGGCAGCTGGACGACTCGGGGGCGGTCGAGGCCGGCGGCAGGTACATCGTCCTCACCGTCGACGGGATGCACTCCCGCCTCAGCGACTACCCCTTCCTCGCCGGCTTCCACGTCACCAGGGCCACCTTGCGGGACATATACGTCATGAGGGCCCGCCCCGTCGCCATGTTCTCAGACATTCATTTAGCCGACGACGGCGACCTCAGCCGCCTCTTCGACCACCTGGCGGGGATCGCCGCTGTCGGAGAGCTGACGGGGGTCCCCCTCATCACCGGCTCCACCTTGCGGATCGGGGGGGACATGGTGATCGGAGATCGGCTGACGGGGTGTGTCGGCGCGGTGGGGGTCTCCGACCGGCTCTCGCCGAGGAAGGACGCCGCCCCCGGGGACGTCATCCTCATGACGGAGGGGGCGGGCGGGGGGACGGTCTGCGCCGCAGCCCTCTACTACGGCCGCCATGAGGTCGTCGATGAGACGATGAACATAAAGTTCCTGGAGGCGGCTTCCGCCCTCCTGGAGCAGGAGGTGGAGATCCACGCCATGACCGACGTCACCAATGGTGGGATCAGGGGAGACGCGAAAGAGATATCGAAGACCGCTGGGGTGAAGCTGATCTTCCAGGAGGAGAGGATGGCCCGGCTCGTCAACCGGCGGGTCCTGGAGATGCTGGAGGATCTGGAGATCGACTACCTCGGGGTCTCGATAGACGCCCTCCTCATCATCGCCCCCCCCTCCTCCGCCGGAGAGATCGTCCGGGCTGTGAGGGGCGCAGGCGTCGAGATCGACGCCATCGGCCGGGTCGAGGAGGGCCGGGGGGTGGAACTCCACGTCGACGGCGAGGTGATGGACTTCGAGCCCCGGTTCCGGGAGTCGGCCTACACCCCCATAAAGAGGGCGGTGGACGAGGGGCCTGCCCGGGAGTTCCTCGAGATGAGGGAGAAGGTCGACCGGGCCGCCGAGAGGGCGATAGCGAAGAAGAGGCGGTTCGTCGAGAGGATCGGGGGCGGTGGTCGGGCGGCTTGAGCCACCTCGACGACCGCCCCCTGGGACGACTGTCCATTCGAACCGAGAGCGGCTGGCCAGGGAAATCCCTATAAGCAATGGCAGCATATAAACTATAAACTAGGACGGCAAATAAATCGGGGCGCTAAGATCTGCGGAGGCGCGACTTAGCCCCCCGGGTTTCAGGGTGGTTTATTGGTTCTGATTGAGGATCCCATATATCGCGCATACTTGCGAAAGCTCGTGGGGGAGGAGGGGCTCCAGATCGTCGACTGCATGCCGGCGGAGGAGGTCACCGATGAATATGTGGCGGAGATCACGGGGATCAGCCTGAATACAGTCCGCAGGACCCTCTACCTCCTCTACGAGCACCGCCTGGCGAAGTACAGGCGGGAGAGGGATCCCGAAAGCGGCTGGCTCACCTACCTATGGACTTTATGCTCCGATAACCTCGATCGAGCCCTGGAGTCGGAGGCGAGAAAGCTTTTGAGGAAGCTCGAGGAGCGGCTCGCCTATGAGAAGGAGAACATATTTTACGCATGCGTTGGCGGGTGCGCCCGTTTCGTCTTCGACGAGGCGAGCGAGAACAACTTCATCTGCCCCTTCTGCGGCGCGGGGCTCGAGTACATGGAGAACGATCGGATCGTGACGACCCTGGAGAAGAGGATGGGGGAGCTCTCCGCCGTCCTGTGACCTCGTAAGCCGTCTTCTAGAGCGCCTCGGGGTCGTTTCTCATCACCGCCGTCCACCACCAGCGGGACATGTCGGCGAGGTCCCGGCTGAACATCCCGGAGAGCCTGTACTCCCCCGATCGGACGGCGATCAGCCCCGCCCCCAGGAGCTTGTTTCTCATGAAGTAGAAGGCGGACCGGGATACGCCGAGGTCTTCCATCATCCTCTTCCAGTCCCTGGTCTTGAGGGGTTCGCCCTTCCTCTGCCCCTCCTCCACCATGTTCAGAAAATCCCTGCCTCGGCGGGCCGTCCTCTCGTCCTGAAATAGGCGTAGCATCAGCTCAAGGTAAGGATCTTTCGACCGGCTGATCCAGTACTCCGACTTGGATCTGATCTTCAGGGTGGTTGCGGTTCTCGGAGCGTTCTTGACGTGGGTCATGAATCGCTGGGAGCCGGGAGGGTGGCATTGAGGACGGATCTGACCAGGTCAGCGTACTCCTCTTTCAGGACGTAAACCGTTGGCAGCCGGTAGGATTTCTTATGTGCGCTGAGGATTCCCAGCTTTGAGCAGATATAACCCAACAGCGACGCCACTACCTTGCGTGAGGTCTCGAACTGCTCTTTGACCGCCTTGTATAGAGAGCTTACTGTGATTTCGCCCGCTTCCAGGATCACTCCCAGAACGAAACGCCTTCTCCCATCCGTGTCCAGGTCCAGGAACTGGACAAGACGGCTGGCGATCTCAGATTGCATCGAACTCATATAACATCACCACCGTCCGAGTACATCCGGACAGCGCATTGAGGCCAGGCAATATATATCTTGCCGTGACGGAGCCGCCCTTCGGCCCCCCGGAGGATCGCGGCGGAGGAGCCCCGATCCGGGGACGGTCCGGGGCGAGACCGAACTCTGCCCCAACTATAAATAACCATACAATATCATAATATATAAGCTATTGGTCTCCTGGAACAATTTGGAGCTCTGGAGATCCCCCTTCGGGGAGATCTTCGGATGAATGGGCCAAATAATATCGCAACAGCTCAGGGATGGGACGAGGATGATGAGTGGGGGTCGGGACGGTTGAGACCATCGGTGGAGGGATCCGGGTTCGAGGAGGAGTTCTCCGATCTGATCGAGCTGAACGGCTACAAAGTCGCCAAGGCGGCGAGGTCCGAGGACGGCGGGTCGGAGCTCTTCGCTTCCAGGACCGACGAGGTGGGCCACCAGGTGACTTACGTCATCCACCTCAAGCCTTCCGGCGCGGCCGTCGACGAGGCGGCGGTCGAGAGGGCGGCCAGGGCCAGGGATAGGCACCCCGGAAGCATCTCCGTCGTGGTATCTCCCTCCTCGGAGTTCGCGAGGTCGGTGGTGGACCTCGCCGACCGGCGGGGGGTGAGGCTCTGGGGCGAGGAGGAGATCCGCCGGCTCCGCAGGAACGTCGCCGATAAGCGGGGGCTCCGACGGAGTGATGCCGCCGACGGCTCCGATCTGCGGGGCCGGAGGAGGAGTCGATCCCGGGCGAAGGTCGCGCTCCTCCTTGGGGTCCTCGCCGCCGCCCTCCTCTACGTGAACTTCTTCGGGACTGGAGCCGACCCCCTCCGGACTGCCCTCATCGATCTCGGAGATCGGGTGGAGGAGATCTGGAGGGTCGGGGCCCCTCCCCTCCGGGAAGGGCTCGGCCACTTCCGCGACCGTATCCAGGATCTCCTCCGGGGATGAGATGAGGAGGGGATGAGATAAGGCTTAACAACGTGGCCGGCGAGAGGTCTGGAGAGGGCCGAGATCAGAGTCTCCT
The sequence above is drawn from the Methanothrix harundinacea 6Ac genome and encodes:
- a CDS encoding DUF2551 domain-containing protein; protein product: MSSMQSEIASRLVQFLDLDTDGRRRFVLGVILEAGEITVSSLYKAVKEQFETSRKVVASLLGYICSKLGILSAHKKSYRLPTVYVLKEEYADLVRSVLNATLPAPSDS
- a CDS encoding transcription factor, yielding MRKLVGEEGLQIVDCMPAEEVTDEYVAEITGISLNTVRRTLYLLYEHRLAKYRRERDPESGWLTYLWTLCSDNLDRALESEARKLLRKLEERLAYEKENIFYACVGGCARFVFDEASENNFICPFCGAGLEYMENDRIVTTLEKRMGELSAVL
- the fdhF gene encoding formate dehydrogenase subunit alpha, with the protein product MKFVATTCPYCGVGCGLLLAVRDERVVGVEPWQAHPINEGKLCQKGRYAHQFIHSEDRLKTPLIKRGGSFVPASWDEALQLIARRLSSYRPEEVFFLASAKATNEENYLFQKFARVVMKTNNVDHCARLCHSSTVSALAKAFGSGAMTNSILDLEEARCIFVIGSNTFEQHPLIGRRLVLARRRGAKVISADPRLTPTAKEADLHLPIRPGTDVALINGLVRRIIEGGWEDRGFIEERTRGFETLRETVMKEESTLPGTSRITGVPEGDIEAAAEMIATLKPAALLYSMGVTQHTSGVENVLALANLMMLTGNIGRPGSGVNPLRGQNNVQGACDMGALPNVFSGYQSVEEDGCRRRMKRVWGVEELGEARAGITSTEMMEILADRPGRMKALYLMGENPMISEADQNRVRRALDNVEFMVSQEIFMTETTELADVVLPAASFAEKDGTFTNTDRRVQRLRKAIDPPGEAMPDWEILSRLARAMGYGKMFDYRRAEDIFEEVARATPSYAGISYRRLEEPHALQWPCPGPHHPGTPILHVERFATPDGLGHFTPVEWRPPAEVPSEDYPLILTTGRSLWHWHAGSMTRRSKSLGGEVETGWVEMNEEDAEEMGIGDGEVVRVSSRRGRIELPARVTSEIKRGVIFVPFHFAECPANRLTNAALDPVSKIPEFKACAARVDKLRGWQHPRGG
- the mutL gene encoding DNA mismatch repair endonuclease MutL; this translates as MARIKLLDQDAINKIAAGEVIERPASVVKELVENSIDAGATRILVEVEEGGKGLIRVTDDGCGMDREDAALAIERHATSKISGPGDLERIASLGFRGEALSSIASVAEALELVTKVRSGGIDAVGTRLRVEGGRVVDLREVGAPAGTSIEVRGLFKNVPARRKYLKSGRAELARIVEVVTSYAVIHHRISFELFSGEKRIFKSVRSESWNEPLLRILGREVARNLVPFEAEARSVSISGVAARETATRSSPDWIITYVNGRLVRSRALSRAVAEAYRTLIPTGRHPIAVVSLRIDPSQVDVNVHPAKTEVRFLREEEVAALVTDAIRAALMKAGEGGPPPQRARPTEPTVFGTGKADDAVASSGAAGTVGGSDPARGLLSDLQRTLPLYSGGGRLDLELAAEPLPGGLRLLGQALQLYIVAEGPEGLVLVDQHAAAERIRYEILSKKYASGTISQELIEPVTLELSPKEAVLLEEWGPTLAEMGFDVQPFGKNAYTVRSVPAIGRRLDSPEAVHDVLRDLFALGRVGTGSTAKEEILKLLACRGSIKAGAEMGWKEMHDLLRDLSTCESPRTCPHGRPTAVTLSPVELEKIFGRR
- a CDS encoding restriction endonuclease; the protein is MRPSVEGSGFEEEFSDLIELNGYKVAKAARSEDGGSELFASRTDEVGHQVTYVIHLKPSGAAVDEAAVERAARARDRHPGSISVVVSPSSEFARSVVDLADRRGVRLWGEEEIRRLRRNVADKRGLRRSDAADGSDLRGRRRSRSRAKVALLLGVLAAALLYVNFFGTGADPLRTALIDLGDRVEEIWRVGAPPLREGLGHFRDRIQDLLRG
- a CDS encoding AIR synthase-related protein gives rise to the protein MDLEGFAKRGLSRGHPDLEERLAEMIVEVKGERITRAHAERLAKAVLEEARATLSPRGDVFDLPVAGVTMGEFGVGSRGLGDFYAHEKIAEVIGETDAVVDSRQLDDSGAVEAGGRYIVLTVDGMHSRLSDYPFLAGFHVTRATLRDIYVMRARPVAMFSDIHLADDGDLSRLFDHLAGIAAVGELTGVPLITGSTLRIGGDMVIGDRLTGCVGAVGVSDRLSPRKDAAPGDVILMTEGAGGGTVCAAALYYGRHEVVDETMNIKFLEAASALLEQEVEIHAMTDVTNGGIRGDAKEISKTAGVKLIFQEERMARLVNRRVLEMLEDLEIDYLGVSIDALLIIAPPSSAGEIVRAVRGAGVEIDAIGRVEEGRGVELHVDGEVMDFEPRFRESAYTPIKRAVDEGPAREFLEMREKVDRAAERAIAKKRRFVERIGGGGRAA
- a CDS encoding Coenzyme F420 hydrogenase/dehydrogenase, beta subunit C-terminal domain; this translates as MIYVWATDPGVRRRGESGGAVTALLKFALEEGIVDAVLGVKRGADLTDGRPHLTADPKEVEEMAGSIHGGTLLLSKLFGKYLDGARGFKVGAVVKGCDLMGIFEQAKRGEVDRNNLLLFGLNCGGSIAPSMMRRIISEAFGEEPSAVTKETIHKGRFHITVRGEHKDLPIREIEGAGLGRRENCRRCKLKVPRGADLACGNWGVREELVGEATFVEVTTDRGRDLLRRALEAGAIGIASPEGPCIKARKRREDLIIGLSEEERERDFAPLEGSRDRMRAVIEETARCIKCYACVEVCPALFNTTGPYRTSFPGLVPPGLEFHLTRYAHVADSCINCGQCQELCPMEIPNARIMHAIATDLQELCGYRAGEESSKPAVALMRRPVGA